The genomic segment CGTCTTAGTCGTACTATTTTGGATGGCGCGGTCATGATTGGATATTTAGACATAATTTTACGACTGGTCATTTGGTTTTTACTAACCTCAGATATTAGCGTACCCAATATTATTATCGGAGTTAGCGTGGCTTTTCTGCTGCCGCGCTCTGCCACGTCTCCCGCTCGGCTCAAAGACTGGATGCGTGCGCTGGGAGAAACTCTTGTTGCTATCCCGCAAGCCTATGCCGAGGCGATCGAAATTATGGTACGGCCTCATTTGCGCGAAGACATCACGATGGAGCGCGTCAAACCGCAACG from the Roseofilum casamattae BLCC-M143 genome contains:
- a CDS encoding Na+/H+ antiporter subunit E; the protein is MIGYLDIILRLVIWFLLTSDISVPNIIIGVSVAFLLPRSATSPARLKDWMRALGETLVAIPQAYAEAIEIMVRPHLREDITMERVKPQRTPGLIFLDIFIITFTPKTIVLKYHEDGWYEVHWIKRRSRK